The segment GGCTCTGATGGAGGAAGTGGTGGCGGAAGCGGTGGCGGAACCGGTCCGGGCCAGAGGTGGTTTCGATTTAACGGGAAGAAATATGCGCAGTATGCCGCGACTGGAAGATCGTTCACAGGAGCAGGAAAGATTGTTATTGAAATTATCGTCGATAAAAACGGCAATGTTCTCAGGGCAGAAGGACCAGCGCGCGGAAGCACGATCACTAACGGCACCCTTGTCCGCAAATCGAAAGAGGCAGCCATGAAAGCAAAATTTAGTCCGAGTGCAAAAGGAGTAGAAGAGCAAAAGGGAAGTATTACTTTCAATTTTATTTTGAGGTAAGGGATGGGCTTGGGGGAAAATTTTTCGATTTGAAAGTTTAGAATAAAATACCTCCCAGTCTTTGGCTCTGCCTGTAAATCGAACGTGAAGTGTTAGATGCTTTTTCTATAGGTCATTTACATCAAGGGATTAATGTCTGATGTAAAACTTCTCAAATGATAGAGAGTAAAGGATGTTGAAATAAAAACATGAATTAAAATTACAAACCACTAGAATGAGCGGCTTGTTTATGGGAGCAACAGAGCTTGTCATGTCGTCAGAAAAAGCAGAGACGGGACTAGATCTGTGACCATTGGCTCTTGTTATTTTAAAGTTATGTCCTTCTTTTTCATTTTAAAACTTCAAGAATTTATGCAATGAAATGGATTTTTCCTTTTTAAATAATGCAATATAAATTCCATCTGAAATTGAACCCAAGTAAATTCTTCCCTCGGTTGAATTAACCAACTCGCTTATTATAAATCTCCCTCTACTGTCATAAATGATAATTTCTTCTATTTTATGAATTGATTGAAATCGAAAATAATCTTGCACAGGGTTTGGAAAGATTTGTACTTCGTTGGGTTCGATATTTTGTAAGCTTGTCCATGTTGCATTGTATAGTGAATCGGTGCTGACACAGATATCGTCAATAAAATAATATGCAGGGGAATAAGTATTAATTGCTAATGAATCAGTATTTGAGTAATCATAAAAATTTCCAATTGAAACATACTGGTAATTTGAATCTGCAACGAATGACCCACTTATTTTATGCCAATATATAGAATCGCTTAAGATCGAATCGACATGCAAATGTGAAAAATTATCAATTGGAGCAGGATGGTTCACTGAAAAGGGAATAGAAAAAAATCTCAATCCTAAGTTGTTACTTGCAAATCCAGTATAAGTTTCTGCTAGTACTGCATAAAACGAAAAATAATATTTAAAGCCTACTTGTAAAGGAGTACTCAAGTTGACACCAACAAATTCTCGGGCATTTCCTCCTGCAGCTGTATTATTTTTGTGATAAGTTATTGCTCCAACAAAAGCTCCACCTGAATGAGCAAATTGATATCCAAAAGTTACATTTGGAACACTCAACCCAAGTCCGCCACAAGAATTAAAGTAGTCTGGTGAACCTCTATATGAACTCCAATTAGCACATGCAACCATTTGATCTAGGAATATTGGACAAGAAATTGTATCCTCAAAACTTGGATTAGGCACAAGATTTATTTGACTCCACGCTGAAAGGGAGCAATAAAGCATTATAAGAAACAGAATATTTCGCATTTAAAAATGACTTTAGTGATTAATCAAAGGTATATTAAATCATGTATATTTTATTATTTTAAGGAATCAATAGTGTATCTGAAATAACCAATTAAACAAAATTAGGTAAGTGGTTATGGGATGTAAACTTTAACATTTAGAAGAGGGAGTTGCACTTTATACTTATGCAAGTTTTGTGGAAACGAAAAAGGGTTACTGCCATTTTCGACAGTAACCCTTTGAAATTGAAGTGGGAGCAACAGGGTTCGAACCAGTGACCCTCTGCTTGTAAGGCAGATGCTCTGAACCAGCTGAGCTATGCTCCCTTTGTTAATTGGGACTGCAAAAATAGGTATGTACGGGATATCACCCAAATAAATATGGAAAATGTATGTTAATTATTGATTATCAACTGCTAGAGAATTTGTTTTTTGGTTTATTATCGTTATTTTGGCTCCATAAAGCTTAAAAAATCATGAAAAGCACCTCCTGTCTAATGAAATTGGTTCGTCGATACGCTGTTTACTTATTGCTCAATGTTGTATTCAATCCGTTAGCTTCCGCTCAAACCATTTGTAATCCGGCGGGAAATATTTTTATCGTTTCCAACTATGATGGGGGTACACTCAATATCGTGGTGGATGTAAATATCCCCAATCTTAAAATAGGTGTGGTGAGCTACGAAGCTATCGCTATCAATATTTCGGGTGCCTTCTCCGGAAATGTGTCGGAAGTGCGCTATGCCGGTTACAATAGTCAGAATAATAATAATTGTTCCCTAACAATCCCAACTACTGTAATTACCGGTGTTCCCGGAACCGTGCAAACCAGTATTTCTTTCGCTCCTCCGGCCCCTACATCAAATCCCAATGGTAATTCATCTATTATTTGCGCTTATGATTGCGATACGCTGACCAGTCAGGGTGGATGCAATACGGTGGATCAGGTGGAGGATTATTTCCTGCAGGCATTTTCCGGTGGTTCTG is part of the Bacteroidota bacterium genome and harbors:
- a CDS encoding T9SS type A sorting domain-containing protein, translated to MRNILFLIMLYCSLSAWSQINLVPNPSFEDTISCPIFLDQMVACANWSSYRGSPDYFNSCGGLGLSVPNVTFGYQFAHSGGAFVGAITYHKNNTAAGGNAREFVGVNLSTPLQVGFKYYFSFYAVLAETYTGFASNNLGLRFFSIPFSVNHPAPIDNFSHLHVDSILSDSIYWHKISGSFVADSNYQYVSIGNFYDYSNTDSLAINTYSPAYYFIDDICVSTDSLYNATWTSLQNIEPNEVQIFPNPVQDYFRFQSIHKIEEIIIYDSRGRFIISELVNSTEGRIYLGSISDGIYIALFKKEKSISLHKFLKF